Proteins encoded in a region of the Paucibacter sediminis genome:
- a CDS encoding zinc-finger domain-containing protein, producing the protein MSAQENKSVVEVTAKDVQGGGVVACPNPAMPLWSNHPRVFVDITHEGGGKCPYCGTVYKLKAGEQLHSAH; encoded by the coding sequence ATGAGTGCGCAAGAAAACAAGAGCGTCGTTGAAGTGACGGCCAAGGATGTGCAAGGCGGTGGCGTGGTGGCCTGCCCCAACCCCGCCATGCCGCTGTGGAGCAACCATCCGCGTGTGTTCGTCGACATCACCCACGAGGGTGGCGGCAAATGCCCGTATTGCGGCACGGTCTACAAGCTCAAGGCGGGCGAGCAGCTGCATTCCGCGCACTGA
- a CDS encoding YybH family protein gives MHRPKAQAAALLSSPEDTEQQFYEALQGADLDRLMEVWADEDEVSCVHPGGPRVVGLGAIRAAFEAVFQQGAIAVHPERVRRMVSGDTAIHQVLERVLVQGAEGQQSAWVISTNVYLKTAMGWRMVVHHASPGTAHDIQEVVEEPATLH, from the coding sequence ATGCACCGACCCAAAGCCCAGGCCGCCGCGCTCTTGTCCTCCCCGGAGGACACCGAGCAGCAGTTCTACGAAGCCCTGCAGGGCGCCGATCTGGACCGCCTGATGGAGGTCTGGGCCGATGAGGACGAGGTCTCCTGCGTGCATCCCGGCGGCCCGCGCGTGGTGGGCCTGGGCGCGATCCGCGCGGCCTTCGAAGCGGTGTTCCAGCAGGGCGCCATCGCCGTGCATCCCGAGCGGGTTCGCCGCATGGTGAGCGGCGACACCGCCATCCACCAGGTGCTCGAGCGCGTGCTCGTGCAGGGCGCCGAGGGGCAGCAAAGCGCCTGGGTCATCTCAACCAATGTTTACCTGAAAACCGCCATGGGTTGGCGCATGGTGGTGCACCATGCCAGCCCCGGTACCGCGCATGACATACAAGAGGTGGTTGAAGAGCCGGCTACCCTACACTGA